The genomic stretch GAAACTGAACTCTCCGGTTCCAGATTAATTGCTTTATTAATACTCTCAATCGCATTTAAATAGTTTGAATTTTGACTTTCTATATTAGCCAATAATTGATATGCTGAAGGTAATTTATCATTTAACTCAATAACTTTTTCGATATCAGATTTGGCTTCTTTTAAATTTCCATAAGCAAAATAACTATTCGATCTACCATAATAAGCTAAAGTAAAATTCTTATTTAAATTTATTGCTTCAGAATAGTTTTTTATTGCCGCAGTATTATTACCTTCAATAGAATAAGTAAATGCAAGACCGTAATATGCATTTGAATTTTTAGGATTTGATTTTATAGAATTTACAAACTCTTTCTTTGCATTTAGAAAGTCTGAGTTTAAAATGTAATTATTTCCCCGAACAAATGCGTCATCGCAATATTGTTCAGTTTTCTGAGTACAACTTGCTAGCAAAATTAGGACTGTTATAATAGAGAATCTCTTCAACGTTATATAAGTTTTTAATATTTTCAGTTTTCTAATGTACAAAAAAACCGCTTCCAAAAAGAAAGCGGTTTCAAAATTTATCTAAAATCTCAATTAAAATATCGCAGGATATTTCTGAGGATTTGTTTCGTTAAACATTGCGTAAATTCTTTCAACCATATCATCAGAAGATGGTTTAGAGAAATAATCACCATCACTTGCATAAGCCGGTCTGTGGTCATTTGCAGCAATCGTCAACGGATCAGAATCTAGGAATCTGAATGCTTTTTGCTTCTCTAAAATCTGTTGTAGAATAAACGCTGAGGTTCCACCTTCTACATCTTCGTCGATTACCACCAATCTGTTGGTTCTTTTCACGCTTTCAGCAATTTCATGCGTTAAGTCGAAAGGAATTAATGACTGAACGTCAATAACTTCTGCAGAGATTCCTAATTTCTCAAGTTCTTCCGCTGCTTCCATTACAATTCTCCAAGTCGAACCATAAGTTACCAAAGTAACATCTTTTCCTTCTTTTGTAACTTCAATTTTCCCGACAGGAACGGTGAATTCACCTAAATTATCCGGTTGTTTTTCTTTTAATCTGTAACCATTCAGACATTCAACAATTACGGCTGGATCGTCACTTTGAAGCATCGTATTATAGAATCCTGCAGCTTTGGTTAAGTTTCTCGGCACCAATACCAAAATACCTTTTGAAAGGTTCAAAATTCCCGCCATTGGCGAACCAGAATGCCAAACTCCTTCCAATCTGTGACCTCTTGTTCTGATAATTAAAGGAGCTTTCTGACCACCTTTTGTTCTGTACTGAACGGTCGCCAAATCATCACTCATTCCCTGTAAACAATACAAAATATAGTCTAAATACTGAATTTCAGCAATTGGTCTTAAACCTCTCATCGCCATTCCGATTCCCTGACCTAAAATGGTAGCCTCACGGATTCCTGTATCAGCAACACGTACGTCACCATATTTTTCCTGCATTCCTTCAAGACCCTGGTTTACGTCACCGATATTTCCGGCATCTTCACCAAAGACTAAAGTTTGAGGATATTTTTCGAATATTTTATCGAAATTATTTCTTACCACTACTCTTCCGTCTACATCTTCCGAAGCATCAGAATAGATGGGCTTGATTTCTTGAATATTTTCAGCTTTCCATTGAGATTGAGAATACAAATGAGAAGAATAATTGTCTTTTTCAACCTCAAAAATCTCGTTGTATTTCTGCATCAATTGGTTTCTTTCTGCAGAATTTGTTCCTCTTGTCGCCAACAAAGATTTTCTTACCAAATGGAAGACATCTTTCTTCGCTTTTGAAACTAATTTATTGTATTGATTAATATACGTTTCAATTTCAGAATTTTGTCCTTTCAGGTTTTCAACTAAAGGCAAAACTGAAAAAGCTAGTTCAGTAATCGTTTTCTGATAATTTTCCCAAGCATTTTTTTGCCCGTTTTTTACCGTTTTTTTAGCTTCATCATCGATTGAGTCAAGTTCTTCAACAGTTGCAATAATTTCTTCTTGCCCTTCAATTTCGATTGAATAATTTAAAATCCATTCTCTGAATTTCAATAATCCGTCAAACTGAGACTCCCAAGATAAACGTTCTTCATTCTTATATCTTTCATGAGAACCTGAAGTCGAGTGACCTTGTGGCTGCGTCACTTCAATTACGTGAACTACAACCGGAACAGATTCCATTCTTGCAAATTGCTCAGCTCTTGCGTAGGCATCCAATAATGAAGGAT from Chryseobacterium indoltheticum encodes the following:
- a CDS encoding tetratricopeptide repeat protein; this encodes MKRFSIITVLILLASCTQKTEQYCDDAFVRGNNYILNSDFLNAKKEFVNSIKSNPKNSNAYYGLAFTYSIEGNNTAAIKNYSEAINLNKNFTLAYYGRSNSYFAYGNLKEAKSDIEKVIELNDKLPSAYQLLANIESQNSNYLNAIESINKAINLEPESSVSYFVKGTLQGNSGDLENAINSLSKSLKLNPKNGMAYIYRGTFKSQLEDKKGACEDFHSAEKLGFKAKTYIDNYCK
- a CDS encoding alpha-ketoacid dehydrogenase subunit alpha/beta, translating into MQTTYIETQQISFQDFKNQILEDYKLGRISREMSYLGRREVLTGKAKFGIFGDGKELPQLAMAKVFRNGDFRSGYYRDQTFALAADALTVESFFAQLYADTSVEREPASAGRQMNGHFATRSLNEDGSWKDLTAQKNISSDISPTAGQMPRLLGLAQASNIYKTVQFEGSEKFSNKGGEVAFGTIGDASTAEGHFWETLNAACALQVPMIVSIWDDGYGISVPTMKQRAKADISEMLSGFQRKEGENQGCEIIQVKAWDYPSLLDAYARAEQFARMESVPVVVHVIEVTQPQGHSTSGSHERYKNEERLSWESQFDGLLKFREWILNYSIEIEGQEEIIATVEELDSIDDEAKKTVKNGQKNAWENYQKTITELAFSVLPLVENLKGQNSEIETYINQYNKLVSKAKKDVFHLVRKSLLATRGTNSAERNQLMQKYNEIFEVEKDNYSSHLYSQSQWKAENIQEIKPIYSDASEDVDGRVVVRNNFDKIFEKYPQTLVFGEDAGNIGDVNQGLEGMQEKYGDVRVADTGIREATILGQGIGMAMRGLRPIAEIQYLDYILYCLQGMSDDLATVQYRTKGGQKAPLIIRTRGHRLEGVWHSGSPMAGILNLSKGILVLVPRNLTKAAGFYNTMLQSDDPAVIVECLNGYRLKEKQPDNLGEFTVPVGKIEVTKEGKDVTLVTYGSTWRIVMEAAEELEKLGISAEVIDVQSLIPFDLTHEIAESVKRTNRLVVIDEDVEGGTSAFILQQILEKQKAFRFLDSDPLTIAANDHRPAYASDGDYFSKPSSDDMVERIYAMFNETNPQKYPAIF